The following proteins come from a genomic window of Acidobacteriota bacterium:
- a CDS encoding sigma 54-interacting transcriptional regulator, producing MGTTNLARDERHEFEVRSMPSPPAGAEACDPETLRERVRAMLERRPSRYTLLLGHGDQMLEVRELIDRVADTDVTVLVRGESGTGKELVARAIHAASLRRDKPFVKVNCAALPTELLESELFGFERGAFTGAVQQKPGKFEFANQGTMFLDEISEMPPPLQAKLLHVLQDGEFSRLGGRHDVQVDVRVVAATNRDLEGAVADGQFREDLFFRLNVVCITLPPLRQRREEIPLLAEYFIQKYAEHYNRPPLALQQDILHLLVGYAWPGNVRELENMVKRMVVLGTDVPIRREITQALAQRPLVTGPIPALVANRLDTPVPPDATAAGEAGIAAPVEAAGAPAPSVPAARTDAAPDPMAPCSLKEIARHAAREAERELIARTLQHTRWNRREAAEILGISYKALLYKIKDADLDRAS from the coding sequence ATGGGGACAACCAATCTGGCGCGCGACGAGAGGCACGAGTTCGAAGTGCGATCCATGCCGTCGCCGCCGGCGGGCGCCGAGGCGTGCGATCCGGAGACGCTGCGCGAGCGGGTGAGAGCGATGCTCGAGCGCCGGCCCTCGCGCTACACACTGCTCCTCGGCCATGGCGACCAGATGCTGGAGGTGCGCGAGCTGATCGACCGCGTCGCCGACACCGATGTCACGGTCCTCGTGCGCGGCGAAAGCGGCACCGGCAAGGAACTGGTCGCGCGGGCCATCCACGCCGCGTCGCTCCGCCGCGACAAACCGTTCGTGAAGGTCAACTGCGCCGCGCTGCCCACCGAGTTGCTGGAGTCCGAGCTGTTCGGCTTCGAGCGCGGCGCGTTCACGGGGGCGGTCCAGCAGAAGCCCGGCAAGTTCGAGTTCGCCAACCAGGGGACGATGTTCCTCGATGAGATCAGCGAGATGCCGCCGCCGCTGCAGGCAAAGCTGCTCCACGTGCTGCAGGACGGCGAGTTCTCCCGGCTTGGCGGCCGGCACGACGTGCAGGTGGACGTGCGGGTCGTCGCCGCCACCAATCGCGACCTGGAAGGCGCCGTGGCTGACGGCCAGTTCCGCGAAGACCTCTTCTTCCGCTTGAACGTCGTCTGCATCACGCTGCCGCCGTTGAGGCAGCGCCGAGAGGAGATCCCGCTGCTCGCCGAGTACTTCATCCAGAAGTATGCCGAGCACTACAACCGGCCGCCGCTGGCGCTCCAGCAGGACATCCTCCACCTGCTCGTCGGGTACGCGTGGCCGGGCAACGTGCGGGAACTGGAGAACATGGTGAAGCGCATGGTCGTGCTCGGCACCGACGTCCCGATCCGGCGCGAGATCACCCAGGCGCTCGCGCAGCGGCCGCTCGTCACCGGCCCGATCCCGGCGCTCGTGGCCAACCGACTGGACACGCCGGTGCCGCCGGACGCAACCGCGGCGGGGGAGGCCGGTATCGCGGCACCGGTGGAGGCCGCCGGCGCGCCGGCCCCATCAGTGCCGGCGGCGCGCACCGACGCCGCACCGGATCCGATGGCGCCGTGCTCGCTGAAGGAGATCGCACGCCACGCGGCCCGCGAAGCCGAGCGCGAGCTCATCGCCCGCACTCTGCAGCACACCCGGTGGAACCGTCGCGAGGCGGCGGAGATCCTCGGCATCAGCTACAAGGCGCTGCTCTACAAGATCAAGGACGCGGATCTGGATCGCGCCTCGTGA
- a CDS encoding polysaccharide biosynthesis/export family protein yields the protein MTPAFAIVMTGLLAAQAVAPTLAQTSSASHPALRTQTGSAAARPATGDTTTTPPAPAPTTGASPAAHDYRLSAGDKLRVEVYRDQQLSQSVQIRPDGKITLPLLGDVQAAGLTPIALRDRLTTSLKEYITTPVVTVIVVEATPATVFVMGEVKAPGPQPLRGSMTVLEALAMAGGFLDFAKTSDIRVLRKAPAGTETLKFNYKKALKGEGEPIVLRAGDIVVVP from the coding sequence ATGACACCAGCATTCGCGATCGTGATGACCGGGCTGCTCGCCGCGCAGGCGGTGGCACCCACGCTCGCCCAGACCTCCAGCGCGTCCCACCCGGCGCTGCGCACCCAGACCGGATCGGCCGCCGCGCGCCCCGCGACAGGTGACACGACGACCACGCCGCCCGCGCCGGCGCCGACCACGGGCGCCAGCCCGGCCGCACACGACTACCGGCTGTCGGCCGGCGACAAGCTGCGCGTCGAGGTGTACCGCGATCAGCAGCTCTCGCAGTCGGTTCAGATCAGGCCCGACGGCAAGATCACGCTTCCGCTGCTCGGTGACGTACAGGCGGCCGGGCTCACCCCGATCGCGCTGCGTGACCGCCTGACGACGTCGCTGAAGGAATACATCACCACTCCGGTCGTCACCGTCATCGTTGTCGAGGCCACGCCGGCAACCGTCTTCGTCATGGGCGAGGTCAAAGCGCCAGGGCCGCAGCCGCTGCGCGGCAGCATGACGGTGCTCGAGGCGCTGGCGATGGCGGGCGGGTTCCTCGACTTCGCCAAGACGAGCGACATCCGCGTGCTGCGCAAGGCACCGGCGGGCACCGAAACGCTGAAGTTCAACTACAAGAAGGCGCTCAAAGGCGAAGGTGAACCGATCGTCCTGCGCGCGGGCGACATCGTGGTGGTGCCGTAG
- a CDS encoding CpsD/CapB family tyrosine-protein kinase, whose product MSRIHDILSKAERDGTARRVSTAGFTATEDAPPPVIEPAARIMALHDGTASDAFPVDRHGTVSAPVETTPATPEIRGVQLDPVLVAALEPESLASEQYRALRTRITQSENGRAVRTIAVTSPAKGDGKSVNAANLALTMAQEFQQRIVLVDGDLRHPRAHHLLGLTAGAGLAEVLKGELELDAALVSLPDHHLTVLPAGVPPSHPAELLGSTAMRRVIESLRQRYDRIVIDMPPAAPFADAQILSPLVDGVVVIVRAGVTPRPAVERTLGGLARAKVLGLVLNEAGVPTESGYSPEGYQKD is encoded by the coding sequence ATGAGCCGGATACACGACATCCTCAGCAAGGCCGAGCGCGACGGCACGGCGCGGCGGGTCTCCACCGCCGGCTTCACGGCGACCGAGGACGCGCCCCCGCCCGTCATCGAGCCGGCGGCGCGGATCATGGCGCTGCACGACGGCACCGCATCCGACGCGTTCCCGGTCGACCGTCACGGCACGGTGTCGGCCCCCGTGGAGACGACTCCGGCCACGCCGGAAATCCGCGGCGTGCAGCTCGACCCGGTGCTCGTCGCCGCGCTCGAACCCGAGTCGCTGGCCTCCGAGCAGTACCGCGCCCTTCGCACGCGCATCACGCAATCGGAGAACGGCCGCGCGGTGCGCACGATCGCTGTCACGAGCCCAGCGAAAGGTGACGGCAAGAGCGTCAACGCGGCCAACCTCGCGCTCACGATGGCGCAGGAGTTCCAGCAGCGGATCGTTCTCGTGGATGGCGACCTTCGGCACCCGCGCGCGCACCACCTGCTTGGCCTCACGGCGGGGGCCGGACTCGCCGAGGTCCTCAAGGGAGAGCTCGAGCTGGATGCCGCGCTGGTGTCGCTGCCCGACCACCACCTGACGGTGCTTCCGGCGGGAGTGCCCCCATCGCATCCGGCGGAACTGCTTGGCTCCACCGCGATGCGGCGCGTGATCGAGTCGCTGCGGCAGCGCTACGACCGCATCGTGATCGACATGCCGCCGGCGGCTCCGTTTGCCGACGCGCAGATTCTCTCGCCGCTCGTCGATGGCGTGGTCGTCATCGTCCGGGCGGGCGTGACGCCGCGGCCGGCCGTCGAGCGCACGCTCGGCGGCCTCGCCCGCGCGAAGGTGCTCGGCCTGGTGCTCAACGAGGCGGGCGTGCCAACCGAGTCCGGCTATTCGCCGGAGGGCTATCAGAAGGACTGA
- a CDS encoding TIGR03013 family PEP-CTERM/XrtA system glycosyltransferase: protein MQVFDRYVSARSMTVFAAELFLIFGSVSLAAGVQDGFVPGAATLWKIALVTLLCQLCLYYNDFYDLTVVHTPRELVVRLFQAAGAASILLAAVYLAAPGLMIGSGIFVSALTVFLVAILAWRLLFNRVTTLRGMEERVLILGTGQSARIVARQILAQRDFGYRVVGFIADDAARIGERIVNPGIVGTPVDIPRLITSERIDRVVIGLSDRRGKLPVDELLQAKLAGVRIEDVTTIYERLTGKILVEDVRPSWLIFGDGFRVSRWTRAVKRTLDVTMAFLMVVAGAPSIALTAVAVWLEDGSPVLYSQERVGEHGRIFRVYKFRSMRKDAESAGTPIWAKADDDRVTRVGRFIRKARLDELPQLWNVLRGDMSFVGPRPERPFFVEQLAQQIPFYQQRHAVKPGLTGWAQVKYRYGASLEDAIEKLRYDLYYIKHLSLAFDITIIFDTVKVILFRKGAQ from the coding sequence ATGCAGGTGTTCGACCGGTACGTGTCAGCGCGAAGCATGACGGTCTTCGCCGCCGAGCTGTTTCTGATCTTCGGATCGGTCTCGCTCGCGGCGGGGGTGCAGGACGGCTTCGTTCCGGGCGCGGCCACGCTGTGGAAGATCGCCCTGGTGACGCTGCTGTGCCAGCTGTGCCTGTACTACAACGACTTCTATGACCTGACCGTCGTACACACGCCGCGCGAGCTGGTCGTGCGGCTCTTCCAGGCCGCGGGCGCCGCGTCGATCCTGCTCGCCGCCGTCTACCTCGCCGCGCCGGGGTTGATGATCGGCAGCGGCATCTTCGTGTCGGCGCTCACGGTGTTTCTCGTCGCGATCCTCGCGTGGCGCCTGCTCTTCAACCGGGTCACGACGCTGCGCGGAATGGAAGAGCGCGTGCTGATCCTGGGGACCGGACAATCGGCGCGCATCGTGGCGCGCCAGATCCTCGCGCAGCGGGACTTCGGCTACCGCGTTGTGGGCTTCATCGCCGACGACGCCGCGCGGATCGGCGAACGCATCGTCAACCCCGGCATCGTCGGGACGCCGGTCGACATCCCGCGGCTCATCACGAGCGAGCGCATCGATCGCGTCGTCATCGGCCTGTCGGATCGGCGCGGCAAGCTGCCGGTCGACGAGCTGCTGCAGGCGAAGCTCGCGGGCGTGCGCATCGAGGACGTGACGACGATCTACGAGCGGCTGACGGGCAAGATCCTCGTCGAAGATGTCCGGCCGAGCTGGCTGATCTTCGGCGACGGCTTCCGGGTCTCGCGCTGGACGCGCGCGGTCAAGCGCACGCTGGACGTGACGATGGCGTTCCTGATGGTGGTGGCCGGCGCCCCGTCCATCGCGCTGACGGCCGTGGCCGTCTGGCTCGAGGATGGCTCGCCGGTCCTGTACAGCCAGGAGCGCGTCGGGGAGCACGGCCGCATCTTCCGCGTCTACAAGTTCCGATCGATGCGAAAGGACGCCGAGAGCGCGGGCACGCCCATCTGGGCGAAGGCCGACGACGATCGCGTGACCCGCGTCGGCCGGTTCATCCGCAAGGCGCGGCTGGACGAACTGCCGCAACTGTGGAACGTGCTGCGGGGCGACATGAGCTTCGTCGGTCCGCGCCCCGAGCGCCCGTTCTTCGTCGAGCAACTGGCACAGCAGATCCCGTTCTACCAGCAGCGGCACGCGGTGAAGCCGGGGCTCACCGGCTGGGCGCAGGTGAAGTATCGCTACGGGGCGTCGCTCGAGGACGCGATCGAGAAGCTGCGCTACGACCTGTACTACATCAAGCACCTGTCGCTGGCCTTCGACATCACGATCATCTTCGACACCGTGAAGGTCATCCTCTTCCGGAAGGGTGCGCAGTGA